Within Klebsiella sp. RIT-PI-d, the genomic segment CGGCAAACTTTTCTTTATAAGGTGAGCGGATAACGCCTATCTGCTCAAACTCAAATGCACTCATTTATTCGAAACGTTAAGTGCAGAACCGACGCAAACGGCCTGACGATAGCAGCCCGGTGTGCCGCTGGTCACTTCACAGCTGTGCAGTAAGACGGCATTTGCGCGCATCTTAGAGGCATTGATCTGCATACGCTTGCGTGCAGTGGGAATATTCGGTGGTGAGTCCTGATTCGATGCCTGGCAGGAATCCCCTGAAACTTCGCCTAAATCACGGAATGGTTTACCCACCAGTGCTTCTGCATCGGTGTAGATTTTTACCGGCGCGCTATACGCTACTTTAGGTTTTGCGGGGGCCGCTTTTGGCGGGACTTCGGTGCTTTTGACAGGTTCGACGGGAGATCTGCTTAACATGGAGCAGCCGCTGAGCATAAGTGCGACTAAACAGATCGGTAAAGCACGCATAATATTTCCTCAATGAATAACAGGGTAGTGAGCTATTGAATCAGGTGCTTGCATAAATGACAAGACGGGCATGAGCCCGTCCTGAATGATATTACAGAGAGAAAAGATTACCAGCCTTTAACAGCACCGCCGTTAAACACTTTGTTGGCTTCCTGATAAACTTCATCCGATTGATAAGCCTGAACAAACTTTTTCACGTTCTCCGCATCTTTATTGTCTTCACGAGTGACGATCAGGTTTACATACGGGGAATCTTTATCTTCAACGAAAATGCCATCTTTAGCCGGAGTCAGCCCAATCTGGCTGGCATAAGTGGTGTTAATCACCGCCAGAGCGATTTGCGCGTCGTCCAGTGAACGCGGCAGCTGCGGCGCTTCCAGCTCAACCAGCTTCAGGTTTTTCGGATTTTCCGTAACATCAAGCACGGTCGGCAGTAGGCCAACACCGTCTTTTAATGTGATCAGACCCTGTTTTTGCAGC encodes:
- the rcsF gene encoding Rcs stress response system protein RcsF, whose amino-acid sequence is MRALPICLVALMLSGCSMLSRSPVEPVKSTEVPPKAAPAKPKVAYSAPVKIYTDAEALVGKPFRDLGEVSGDSCQASNQDSPPNIPTARKRMQINASKMRANAVLLHSCEVTSGTPGCYRQAVCVGSALNVSNK